One Atribacterota bacterium genomic region harbors:
- a CDS encoding MarR family transcriptional regulator has product MSEEVKQGENIAPEIDDLFLQLTEMLWTHVSRCYSVNEKKSFTITEYFIIEYLGKESFVSMSKLSKIIHVAPTTMTSIVDRLIKRGLLQRRRAQHDRRKVLVTLSEEGRQFYSRYHHRSTEIYAHFLSKLPDNGKTFNQSLREIKKSIFYLKKHFKES; this is encoded by the coding sequence ATGAGTGAGGAAGTTAAACAAGGGGAAAATATTGCTCCTGAAATTGATGACCTTTTTCTACAGTTAACAGAAATGCTATGGACACATGTTTCCAGATGTTATAGTGTTAACGAGAAAAAATCTTTCACTATTACTGAATATTTTATTATCGAATATTTAGGTAAAGAATCATTTGTTTCCATGAGTAAACTCTCTAAAATAATCCATGTTGCTCCAACTACTATGACCAGTATTGTTGATCGTTTAATTAAACGTGGTTTGTTGCAGAGGCGTCGTGCTCAGCACGATCGAAGGAAAGTGCTGGTTACTCTTTCAGAAGAAGGAAGGCAATTTTACAGCAGATATCACCATCGTTCCACAGAAATATATGCCCATTTTTTATCTAAACTGCCGGATAATGGGAAGACATTTAATCAAAGCCTGAGAGAAATAAAAAAGAGCATTTTTTA